Proteins encoded in a region of the Prosthecochloris marina genome:
- a CDS encoding methyltransferase family protein, producing the protein MKLPVLNSPYSQINNLLYKSYLPQIINSAVETGLFDALSGKSLSLRDLAQELNTDECITGALLRILVAIDFMKEQDGYYSLTVLSEEYLVSNSLVNQLEAVRMFSEGTSPFDGLKQALKGETKRFNSGMWVSENAVLAMERSAKAGEIQAAVSFIKSMPGFHGAIKMCDFAGGTGYYSFAFLHENSNLHSHVYELPEVCSLAKELKCREENFDRITYHDIKGLGDCSLGNDYGVFFISRFLYECREGAVLRAFLKKVNGSMKKGGLFISSHIASCSKKECGLTIAMVELMTQAKGYPVYKLSVNALKDALGETGFGEITILQPDESVAFPIQLLAAIKINDVE; encoded by the coding sequence ATGAAATTACCGGTTTTAAACTCTCCATACAGCCAGATTAACAATCTGTTGTATAAAAGTTACCTGCCCCAAATAATAAACAGTGCGGTTGAAACTGGATTATTTGATGCGCTCTCGGGTAAGTCGCTTTCCTTGAGAGATCTTGCACAAGAACTGAATACCGACGAGTGTATTACAGGCGCTCTGCTCCGAATTTTAGTGGCCATTGATTTTATGAAAGAGCAGGATGGCTATTACAGTCTTACGGTTCTTTCTGAAGAATATCTGGTGAGTAATTCTCTTGTAAACCAGTTGGAGGCGGTGAGAATGTTTTCCGAAGGTACCAGTCCATTTGACGGTTTGAAGCAGGCCTTGAAGGGGGAGACCAAAAGGTTCAATAGCGGGATGTGGGTATCGGAAAATGCTGTTCTGGCTATGGAGAGAAGTGCTAAAGCAGGGGAGATACAGGCGGCAGTTTCATTTATAAAGAGTATGCCGGGTTTTCACGGTGCAATCAAAATGTGTGACTTTGCAGGGGGGACAGGTTACTACTCTTTTGCGTTCTTGCATGAAAACAGCAACCTTCATTCTCATGTCTACGAATTGCCGGAGGTGTGCTCTCTGGCAAAAGAACTGAAGTGTCGGGAAGAGAATTTCGATCGGATAACATATCATGATATCAAGGGCTTGGGGGATTGCTCGCTGGGGAATGACTATGGTGTGTTTTTCATTTCCCGCTTTTTGTATGAGTGTAGAGAAGGAGCGGTTTTGCGGGCATTTCTGAAAAAAGTGAACGGTTCCATGAAAAAAGGTGGATTGTTTATTTCAAGCCACATTGCGTCTTGTTCGAAGAAAGAATGCGGCCTGACAATTGCCATGGTCGAGCTGATGACGCAGGCCAAGGGATATCCTGTTTATAAATTATCGGTAAATGCATTGAAAGATGCTCTCGGTGAAACGGGTTTTGGAGAAATCACCATACTGCAGCCTGATGAAAGTGTTGCTTTCCCCATCCAGTTGTTGGCAGCTATAAAAATAAATGATGTCGAGTAG